A portion of the Toxoplasma gondii ME49 chromosome VIIb, whole genome shotgun sequence genome contains these proteins:
- a CDS encoding GINS complex subunit Psf3, putative (encoded by transcript TGME49_255920), translated as MAFFDPFLSNRDGRRDSNLGAPLDPDEEPASLPSASAATSSSPSSCPVSLPAADAGDASHSSSFSEDRGESSLEDSAPAFDLKAFHRHVRDADSFDESSQAVAHAPSLDESRENTCPSNLASIPHLPSFGGDLDEDRAADSRKGEARARKPPPRSQEDDELRSERRSATPSAFASEAPSQGSLSQADASWLDVPGPSWEALDQEARREPFRFIDFEVVPCTPVTELPYLSSLCPNAQQEVAKKMRPDVLRPADSLQLPLYQAELLMGRGKMKIKFPSFYEIAIIDALIKDPLTVDLAAHCLFYFDLGLHLCSLLPPYEWPVQHLQETLRNARHRRRVHIITHHKVLEKQFIGRLTFPEVCILKELQKDQAGPRGPFGG; from the exons ATGGCATTCTTTGACCCCTTCCTCAGTAATAGGGACgggcgcagagacagcaatCTCGGCGCTCCCCTCGACCCCGATGAAGAACCGGCCTCTCTTCCGTCGGCTTCCGCCGCCACTTCGTCTTCGCCCTCTTCCTGTCCAGTCTCGCTGCCCGCTGCGGATGCGGGCGACGCTTCTCACAGCAGTAGTTTCTccgaagacagaggcgagagcagcTTGGAAGACAGCGCCCCTGCCTTTGACCTGAAGGCTTTCCACCGCCATGTGCGCGACGCGGACAGCTTTGACGAAAGTTCACAAGCTGTGGCACACGCACCCAGCTTGGATGAGAGTCGAGAAAACACATGCCCCTCAAATTTGGCTTCCATTCCTCACCTGCCTTCCTTCGGAGGCGACTTGGACGAGGACCGGGCAGCCGAttcgaggaaaggcgaagctCGCGCTCGGAAACCCCCGCCACGTTCGCAGGAAGATGATGAACTCAGGAGCGAAAGACGCTCGGCAACGCCCTCTGCTTTTGCCTCCGAAGCGCCTTCGCAGGGAAGCCTTTCACAAGCAGATGCCTCGTGGCTAGACGTTCCAGGTCCTTCGTGGGAGGCTCTGGACCAGGAGGCGAGACGGGAGCCCTTTCGATTCATAGATTTTGAG GTTGTTCCTTGTACCCCGGTAACGGAATTGCCGTACCTGTCTTCGCTGTGTCCGAACGCTCAGCAAGAGGTAGCGAAGAAGATGCGGCCAGATGTG CTGCGGCCAGCAGATTCCTTGCAGCTGCCGCTTTACCAAGCGGAGCTTCTAATGGGTCGTGGGAAGATGAAGATAAAGTTTCCCTCCTTCTACGAAATCGCCATCATTGATGCGCTTATCAAGGATCCCCTCACCGTCGACCTCGCTGCTCACTGCCTCTTCTATTTCGATCTCGGCCTCCACCTTTGCTCGCT GCTGCCCCCTTACGAGTGGCCTGTCCAGCACTTGCAGGAAACCTTGAGGAACGCGCGCCACCGTCGGAGGGTGCACATCATTACGCACCACAAAGTTCTTGAAAAGCAGTTTATTGGGCGCTTGACATTCCCAGAAGTCTGCA TCCTGAAAGAACTTCAGAAGGATCAAGCAGGTCCGCGAGGCCCATTTGGCGGATGA
- a CDS encoding pyridine nucleotide-disulfide oxidoreductase domain-containing protein (encoded by transcript TGME49_255890), translating into MIDRIFSSTTASEFPPWVSPFSALDSVGVHQRTRSPVPRCRRAQAAFSVPLCQRVPIFLLFLWMSVSPAKMVSLSGTLNGEEALERQLLPPEGDSVQVQYLVVGGGVAAGYFFHYFAEPLPLQSGEKSGTTISGEDMAGGFYKNALGNVSPEASCSMGAPGDPESQNIGSLSLDKTTEGTCDRAKMEVGESEAKSHTWGAERPPTEPTGPGRKTKKGGTNMPGAHKETAVRVAPYPPASHRTLSSRARSLPKLTQQEQGRKIRFLMVSAEGVLPYERPALSKGFLLGKTSFPNFNVAAGISGAIQDAQWYIDRGIRVLLNETVSSVDLANRAASLQNSQRTVYFDTLIVATGLRPVDFADLGMWSLRGVPSNIFTFRFAKEAIHTVDLVKQIKERSSAILNKALPDSDQSLGTADASKGSAVVIGSGFTGTEVAAALCQLGLKVILVTRSTRLLSKIFSPELSEFYEKQFEQRRVTIIKNASVQNLVRDVDNDNRVSAVHVTLSDGTSHVLQADFVVAAVGSRPVVDFLNWQLMLADECVGGGILVDQNLQAFPSRDVQIAAASAQKPHPEVFALGDVAAFPQTRNGGRPVRYEHVWNARSMAQFLAKHLRFLEQREEREKKTAGEACDLLQEAEQEESESAAALEAAEDGDPPRTDTPQKDSDSNESDAENHERDGGYQFLPIYYSRIFDFSWKFFGFSKGTPVLVNDFDRQISRKIVALWIEADHTVQGAFLEGGAPDEEELLRRAADAAIVVSPEAIQKAKDVAEVLKLIRLGVEQPLTRRSEPA; encoded by the exons ATGATAGACCGAATTTTCTCTTCCACGACTGCTTCTGAGTTTCCACCCTGGGTTTCCCCTTTTTCCGCGCTGGATTCTGTCGGGGTTCATCAACGAACCCGTTCACCTGTGCCTCGCTGCCGTCGTGCACAAGCGGCTTTTTCTGTCCCGCTCTGTCAACGCGTCCccattttccttctttttctctggatgAGCGTCTCGCCCGCCAAAAtggtctctctttctggaaCTTTGAACGGGGAAGAGGCTCTAGAGCGGCAGTTGCTTCCCCCCGAAGGAGACTCGGTCCAAGTCCAGTACCTGGTCGTTGGCGGGGGTGTCGCTGCAGGGTACTTTTTCCATTATTTTGCTGAGCCTCTCCCGCTACAATCAGGTGAAAAAAGCGGAACGACGATCTCTGGAGAGGACATGGCCGGTGGCTTTTATAAAAATGCCCTTGGTAACGTGTCTCCCGAGGCCAGTTGCTCTATGGGGGCTCCCGGGGATCCAGAATCCCAGAACATAGGCTCCCTGTCCCTTGACAAAACCACAGAAGGCACTTGTGATCGAGCTAAAATGGAAGTCGGGGAATCAGAGGCAAAGTCACACACATGGGGAGCTGAGAGGCCGCCAACAGAGCCCACAGGACctgggagaaaaacgaagaaaggcggTACGAATATGCCAGGTGCACACAAGGAAACCGCTGTACGGGTCGCACCCTACCCTCCGGCATCTCACAGGACGCTGAGCTCACGCGCTAGGAGTCTGCCGAAATTGACGCAGCAAGAACAAGGCAGAAAAATCCGCTTCCTCATGGTCTCTGCCGAGGGTGTGCTGCCCTACGAACGTCCAGCCCTCTCCAAA GGCTTTCTCCTTGGCAAGACCAGCTTCCCAAATTTCAATGTTGCGGCGGGAATCAGTGGAGCCATTCAAGACGCCCAGTGGTACATCGATCGCGGTATTCGAGTGCTGCTGAACGAGACGGTTTCTTCCGTCGACTTAGCGAATCGAGCTGCCTCACTTCAAAACTCGCAAAGAACTGTCTACTTCGACACACTGATCGTCGCCACGGGCCTCAGACCCGTCGACTTTGCCG ACCTGGGCATGTGGAGTCTTCGAGGCGTTCCTTCAAACATATTTACTTTTCGATTCGCAAAGGAAGCAATCCATACGGTAGATCTCGTCAAACAAATCAAGGAAAGGTCCTCCGCGATACTGAACAAAGCTCTTCCGGACTCGGACCAGTCTCTCGGGACTGCCGACGCCTCCAAAGGCTCTGCTGTCGTCATTGGGTCTGGCTTCACAGGAACGGAAGTTGCAGCAGCTCTTTGTCAGTTG GGTTTGAAGGTGATTTTGGTGACGCGCAGCACCCGCCTTTTGTCAAAGATTTTCTCTCCTGAGCTCTCCGAGTTTTACGAAAAACAATTCGAGCAACGGCGGGTCACGATCATCAAGAACGCGTCTGTTCAGAACCTCGTTCGCGATGTTGACAATGACAACCG GGTGTCGGCAGTTCACGTTACCCTCAGCGATGGAACTAGCCACGTGCTGCAGGCGGACTTTGTCGTGGCGGCAGTCGGCAGCCGACCGGTCGTGGATTTTCTCAACT ggcAGCTGATGTTGGCAGACGAGTGCGTGGGAGGAGGGATTCTGGTAGATCAAAACTTGCAGGCTTTCCCCTCTCGCGATGTGCAGATCGCTGCGGCTTCTGCGCAGAAGCCGCACCCAGAAGTGTTTGCTCTCGGAGACGTCGCGGCTTTTCCCCAGACCAGGAACGGGGGGAGACCCGTTCGGTACGAGCATGTGTGGAACGCTCGTTCCATGGCGCAGTTTCTGGCGAAGCATTTGCGATTCCTTGAGcaaagggaggaaagagagaagaagactgccGGAGAGGCTTGCGACCTTCTTCAAGAAGCTGAACAAGAAGAGTCCGAAAGTGCAGCTGCTTTGGAAGCCGCCGAAGACGGAGATCCTCCGCGCACCGACACGCCACAGAAAGACTCAGATTCCAACGAATCGGATGCTGAA AAccacgagagagacggcgggtACCAGTTCTTGCCGATTTACTACTCGCGAATCTTTGATTTCTCCTGGAAATTCTTCGGCTTCAGCAAAG GTACCCCAGTGCTGGTGAACGACTTTGACCGGCAGATATCCAGGAAAATCGTTGCGTTGTGGATCGAGGCAGACCACACGGTTCAGGGAGCTTTTCTTGAAGGAGGCGCacccgacgaagaagaactgctTCGA CGAGCGGCCGATGCGGCGATTGTCGTGTCACCAGAGGCCAtccagaaggcgaaagacgTTGCAGAGGTCTTGAAGCTTATCCG CCTTGGTGTGGAGCAGCCATTAACACGCAGGTCTGAACCGGCTTGA
- a CDS encoding hypothetical protein (encoded by transcript TGME49_255930) has translation MTSLNRSAESPLPEERSVEKPQTPTRTFARQESPLTSGLSRMDRNDASFFLERTPLRASCFSSSSPANGSFCGQFVRPVQGERNAPLYVRLKRHREEDVPPFLCLLQHRGEGNAPAAKQQKVRGEYEGAAKHESGLLLFRHVGEPPVLLDEKPNAGHKSQDAQTASAAPHGSPRCQTTGKEELTPAASGASTAQGDIDTALLQRLRKYRVVPSGRASEDGHSKEESEHQSALSGTREGEKTAAKRRAGAVQHVRLADGRKIRLLDVCPSETVGGTEDRSDFTDDCDFEWYRLAGPDDAVHAAGERSSLFEFLEEEGGALSAQAELIRKLIASGTSANLADGPGADAVGLIELEDVDEETGEVLRGCGWSNACRSVDVFLGEFGDIDDPDSDDPDAAELDYPEDSDDERERRFAARVRHLIEDSEEDRFSESSAFSYDGE, from the exons ATGACTTCTTTGAATCGCTCGGCAGAGTCCCCGCTTCCAGAGGAACGCAGTGTTGAGAAACCTCAGACCCCCACACGGACTTTCGCGCGCCAGGAGTCACCACTAACGTCCGGTCTCAGCCGGATGGACCGGAACGATGCGTCCTTTTTCCTTGAAAGGACTCCTCTGCGTGCctcctgtttttcctcttcctcaccGGCAAATGGGAGTTTCTGCGGACAGTTCGTGCGTCCCGTACAAGGAGAACGAAACGCTCCTCTGTATGTTCGCTTGAAACGACATAGAGAGGAGGATGTTCCACCCTTCCTGTGTCTGCTTCAACATcgaggagagggaaacgcgCCCGCAGCTAAGCAGCAGAAAGTGAGGGGAGAGTACGAGGGCGCAGCGAAGCACGAGTCGGGACTGCTGCTGTTCCGACATGTCGGGGAGCCTCCAGTGCTTCTCGACGAGAAGCCGAACGCAGGACACAAATCGCAAGACGCCCAAACAGCCAGTGCCGCGCCACATGGAAGTCCGAGGTGCCAGACAACCGGAAAAGAGGAGCTCACGCCGGCAGCGTCTGGGGCCAGCACTGCGCAGGGAGACATCGATACAgctcttctccagcgtctccgGAAATACCGTGTGGTTCCTTCTGGAAGAGCAAGTGAAGACGGGCAttcgaaggaagaaagcgagcaTCAATCGGCCCTTTCCGGGACGCGCgagggggagaagacagCCGCCAAACGCAGAGCAGGTGCAGTTCAGCACGTACGACTTGCCGATGGCAGAAAAATCCGGCTTTTAGATGTGTGTCCATCAGAGACTGTTGGAGGAACCGAGGATCGGTCTGACTTTACTGACGACTGCGATTTCGAGTGGTATCGTCTGGCAGGTCCAGATGacgctgtgcatgcagcggggGAAAGAAGCAGTTTGTTCGAGTTTTTGGAGGAAGAGGGCGGAGCTCTCAGTGCCCAAGCCGAGTTGATCAGAAAACTGATTGCCAGTGGCACTTCGGCGAATCTCGCTGACGGCCCGGGAGCGGATGCCGTTGGTTTGATTGAACTGGAAGAtgtcgacgaagaaacgggagaagTTCTGCGAGGCTGTGGCTGGAGCAACGCGTGCCGGTCTGTCGACGTCTTTCTCGGGGAATTCGGAGACATCGATGACCCCGACTCAG ACGATCCGGATGCAGCTGAGCTGGACTACCCTGAGGATagcgacgacgagagagagaggcgctttGCAGCTCGCGTGCGGCACTTGATAGAAGATTCTGAAGAAGACCGCTTTTCTGAATCAAGTGCATTCAGTTACGACGGCGAGTGA
- a CDS encoding hypothetical protein (encoded by transcript TGME49_255940): MVSSLSTRGTSSTTTAGTRTAATVTLLLEVSESVYDVNSATENSAERRPCYSGGQSVEQSGEAVQEEASTFAGGSGETSVPRGRGSSSGSSFFTPAIVSQFRGLRVARGVLSEVEDRTGRGEGPDSERPPAPGNLQICPQAQEVSKERVEEVTAQREEEHRERPDLTSVDQLLGGAGKDENRVLDEVGGELYYERVCLREFEFDVSSRTFFYPCPCGDLFEVSLETIQGKVQEITGRQSGDLRRPTQFEKKCEAESTGRTHEKAESSEETGRLGDRELEVEASCPSCSLKVQAFFTFNILQELLEEAGETLECMENRVLG, from the coding sequence ATGGTGAGTTCCTTGTCAACCCGGGGCACCAGCTCGACGACGACGGCAGGAACTCGAACTGCAGCGACTGTCACTTTACTGCTGGAAGTTTCCGAGTCGGTTTATGACGTGAATTCCGCAACGGAAAACTCTGCGGAAAGGCGTCCGTGCTATTCTGGTGGACAGAGTGTCGAGCAGAGCGGAGAGGCCGTTCAAGAGGAAGCAAGTACGTTCGCCGGCGGCTCTGGGGAAACGAGCGTACCACGGGGAAGGGGGAGCTCTTCCGGAAGTTCTTTCTTCACCCCTGCCATTGTGAGTCAGTTTCGGGGTCTGCGAGTGGCGAGAGGTGTTTTGTCCGAGGTGGAGGATCGAACTGGTCGCGGGGAAGGTCCTGACTCTGAACGGCCGCCGGCACCTGGCAACCTCCAGATTTGCCCGCAAGCGCAGGAGGTTTCGAAAGAGAGAGTTGAGGAGGTGACAGcacagagggaggaagaacacaGGGAACGGCCCGACCTCACCAGCGTCGACCAACTTCTGGGTGGTGCGGGAAAGGACGAAAATCGCGTTCTGGACGAAGTCGGAGGCGAGCTGTACTACGAACGCGTGTGTCTGCGTGAATTCGAGTTCGACGTGTCGAGTCGAACTTTCTTCTACCCCTGCCCTTGTGGGGATCTTTTTGAAGTTTCTCTGGAAACCATTCAAGGAAAGGTGCAGGAAATAACGGGCCGACAGAGTGGAGACCTGCGAAGACCTACCCAGTTTGAAAAGAAGTGCGAGGCAGAGTCGACCGGGCGAACTCACGAGAAAGCGGAGTCGTCCGAGGAAACAGGTCGTCTCGGGGATCGAGAACTGGAAGTTGAGGCTTCCTGTCCGTCCTGCTCCTTGAAAGTTCAGGCGTTTTTCACTTTCAACATTCTCCAGGAACTGCTCgaagaggctggagagacgcTGGAATGCATGGAAAACCGTGTGTTGGGGTAG
- a CDS encoding PfMNL-2 CISD1 family iron-sulfur protein, putative (encoded by transcript TGME49_255910), with the protein MDELLQMLVVFLRARVPSTFRARPTTDTPFFLRCCSIAGGLKNSLCSFSVPKVPRETRAYGSGLFGFVVIDKLSLLVRIPRVYFFKMGGQASKCPRATTEILRRAGENMNTKGLPAVHTEIVIPTAKRAKKFSICRCWKSSKFPYCDNIHQKLQKQGVNVGPAMLEIRAAPPVQSVGASSSFQPGDSYSSSSTHFLRESGTVPVDRTGLAALVGGISASVLAGGAHFAGLI; encoded by the exons ATGGATGAACTCTTGCAAATGCTAGTGGTGTTTCTGCGCGCCCGTGTTCCGTCTACCTTTAGAGCAAG GCCGACAACCGAtacgcctttcttcttgcggTGCTGTTCCATAGCGGGTGGGTTAAAAAACtcgctctgctctttctctgtaCCGAAAGTTCCGCGCGAGACTCGAGCCTACGGCAGCGGACTCTTCGGCTTCGTTGTAATTGACAAGCTATCTCTCCTTGTGCGAATACCTCGTGTCTACTTTTTCAA GATGGGTGGTCAGGCCTCGAAGTGCCCTCGCGCCACCACGGAGATTCTCAGGAGAGCTGGGGAAAACATGAACACAAAAG GCTTGCCTGCGGTCCACACGGAGATTGTCATCCCCACCGCgaagagagcaaagaaaTTCTCCATCTGTCGGTGCTGGAAATCTT CGAAATTCCCGTACTGCGACAACATCCaccagaagctgcagaagcaggGTGTAAACGTTG GACCTGCAATGCTGGAAATCCGCGCCGCGCCTCCTGTCCAATCTGTGggagcgtcttcttcgtttcaaCCTGGTGACTCTtattcctcttcttcgacacATTTTCTGAGAGAAAGTGGGACAGTTCCAGTCGACCGTACCGGCCTAGCGGCTCTCGTCGGCGGCATCTCAGCTTCTGTCCTTGCCg GAGGTGCTCACTTTGCCGGTCTTATTTGA
- a CDS encoding hypothetical protein (encoded by transcript TGME49_255895) yields MTTASAIIGPSGGRDALMARQLYPNFFKTRAGDPPERGATRKDLRASMMDRKSILYPIPYLESEASRATWTQRATRGVPHLSTFSLAHAEPGGDIERDEIRETVASLLEVQPSGAQPLSVVYKRHDLEPLPPSISFRPHHNLADPVYYDMPPSPPYPAPPLLLKEQRRQKSLWSPLCNAESPEKRPHSIVFNPGCSFLSVTRGCRRGRRSNSAASEVSFQEVTGEPYHDLVQAESLRSRHRGREAAQLLSSRLGSLDEPQTNRHFPSPERRRKRAGATLGILPSRSVSVSAGSHRGRCRSSYPEESVPIPMPFWGRYDWYPPMKAPRQRIQAFGRPASRECVPLYESGLDDWTTFPWNETLRTTGHRSLTSEDRSPSTRFSPHRGSLRATGDNADLEWRMDRSTNFGELQSRIADASRGQQKFYRRQKASLWGALHPATQRVVGTFPRTECSFVCKEHRGRHVHLMDVFGPVERNRLSSYFDQDEADEIHRRARGCLGVHTASCPQSHNTLRKVLSDCAERGKPSDLDAFPQQTREPKRHWWSPAEPLADYADEKS; encoded by the exons ATGACAACAGCCTCCGCTATCATAGGGCCGTCAGGTGGCCGTGACGCCTTGATGGCGCGTCAGTTGTATCCGAATTTTTTCAAAACCCGGGCTGGGGATCCACCAGAGAGGGGCGCGACGCGGAAAGACTTGCGAGCAAGCATGATGGATCGCAAATCCATTCTCTACCCGATACCATATTTGGAGAGTGAAGCATCGCGAGCAACGTGGACTCAACGAGCGACACGAGGGGTGCCACATCTTTCCACATTTTCTCTGGCACACGCAGAACCTGGAGGTGACatcgaaagagacgaaatcCGAGAAAC TGTGGCATCTCTCTTGGAAGTCCAGCCCTCAGGCGCACAGCCACTGAGTGTCGTGTACAAACGACACGATCTAGAGCCGCTTCCCCCGTCAATTTCATTCCGGCCTCATCACAATCTTGCTGATCCGGTTTACTACGATATGCCCCCTTCGCCGCCCTACCCCGCTCCCCCCCTGCTGCTGAAGGAGCAGCGCCGCCAGAAGTCGCTCTGGTCCCCACTGTGTAATGCAGAGTCCCCCGAGAAACGGCCACACTCCATCGTGTTCAATCCTGgctgttcgtttctctctgtcactcGCGGGTGTCGGAGGGGAAGGCGTTCAAACTCTGCAGCTTCCGAGGTATCCTTTCAGGAAGTCACGGGCGAGCCGTACCACGATCTGGTACAGGCGGAAAGTCTCCGGTCCCGGCATCGTGGACGGGAAGCGGCACAACTTCTCTCCTCTAGACTAGGATCGCTTGATGAGCCACAGACGAACCGCCATTTTCCCAGccctgagagaagaaggaagcgagcaGGCGCGACTCTAGGCATCTTGCCATCTCGCAGCGTATCGGTGAGTGCGGGTAGCCACCGTGGCAGATGTCGTTCGTCGTACCCAGAAGAGAGTGTGCCGATTCCAATGCCGTTCTGGGGCAGGTATGACTGGTATCCTCCAATGAAAGCCCCAAGACAGCGAATTCAGGCTTTTGGCAGGCCTGCAAGCAGAGAGTGTGTTCCATTGTACGAGAGTGGACTCGACGACTGGACCACTTTTCCATGGAATGAAACCCTACGGACCACTGGTCATAGGAGTCTCACCAGCGAAGACAGGTCCCCTTCAACCAGGTTTTCTCCACATCGGGGGTCGCTCCGCGCTACTGGAGATAATGCAGATCTAGAGTGGCGGATGGATAGGTCTACTAATTTTGGCGAATTGCAGTCGAGGATTGCCGATGCTTCTCGCGGCCAACAGAAGTTCTATAGGAGGCAGAAGGCTTCCCTATGGGGAGCCCTTCACCCTGCAACACAACGAGTTGTGGGGACGTTTCCACGGACAGAATGCTCGTTTGTCTGCAAGGAGCATCGGGGTCGCCACGTGCACCTGATGGATGTCTTTGGACCAGTCGAGAGAAATCGGCTGTCCAGCTACTTTGACCAGGACGAGGCCGATGAGATACACCGAAGGGCACGAGGATGTCTTGGTGTTCACACAGCGAGTTGTCCTCAGTCGCACAACACATTGAGGAAAGTTTTGTCGGACTGCGCAGAGCGTGGAAAGCCGAGCGACTTGGACGCTTTCCCGCAACAGACTAGGGAACCCAAACGTCACTGGTGGTCTCCCGCTGAGCCACTAGCTGACTACGCCGACGAAAAAAGTTGA
- a CDS encoding Bax inhibitor-1, putative (encoded by transcript TGME49_255900~Predicted trans-membrane domain (TMHMM2.0):56-79:93-116:122-145:149-172:183-203:212-235) produces MNVFEQYNQRQGAMNLKHIFNFAPLSPIQQEHLTRVYGALMTNIILTAVGVYVQQRILALPIFLLLGVQVFCVWGLGASSTEAVYSGKVTTPLRAAYFGGFGFTTGMMLGDYLYFVNVLNPRIIPTAFLVSMGIFASLSAAAIVAKDRKFIFLGSILGTGLTLFTYVSLFSVVWRTKLADDVLLWGGLLLYIGFVLFDTQVTLEMARRGSSDYLVQAIQFYVDLVGIFIRVVQILADKERRKRQRDEE; encoded by the exons ATGAATGTGTTTGAGCAGTACAATCAGCGCCAGGGCGCTATGAACTTGAAGCATATCTTCAATTTCGCGCCTCTGAGCCCCATTCAGCAGGAACACCTCACTCGCGTCTATGGAGCGCTCATGACCAACATCATTCTCACGGCTGTTGGCGTGTACGTCCAGCAGCGCATTCTGGCGCTCCccattttccttcttctcggcgttcAGGTCTTCTGTGTTTGGGGTTTGGGGGCATCCAGCACGGAAGCCGTCTACTCCGGCAAG gtgaCCACGCCTTTGAGAGCTGCCTACTTTGGAGGATTTGGCTTCACGACTGGCATGATGCTTGGCGACTATCTTTATTTCGTGAATGTTCTGAACCCTCGGATTATTCCTACggccttcctcgtttccatGGGGAtcttcgcgtcgctctctgccgcaGCTATCGTCGCGAAAGACAG AAAGTTCATTTTTCTGGGGAGCATCCTTGGCACAGGCCTTACCCTCTTCACGtacgtctctctgttctccgtTGTGTGGAGGACAAAGCTGGCCGACGATGTTCTTCTCTGGGGAGGTCTTCTCCTCTACATCGG ATTTGTACTCTTCGACACGCAAGTGACTCTGGAGATGGCTCGACGCGGATCGTCTGACTACCTCGTCCAGGCGATTCAGTTCTACGTGGACCTGGTTGGCATTTTCATTCGCGTTGTCCAGATTCTCGCAGACAAGGAACGCAGAAAGCGCCAGCGTGACGAGGAGTAA